Proteins encoded in a region of the Sphingopyxis sp. OAS728 genome:
- a CDS encoding acetyl-CoA acetyltransferase, with the protein MAKDVFILGGAQTDFSRNLEREGGGLFELFRDVAEAAFVATGIEPKEVETAHVGNFVGELFAGQGQLGGFFGHVHPDLAGIPASRHEAACASGSIAILAAAAEIEAERYGLALVLGIELMRNVPGQCAAEYLGAAAWAGREAQEARYLWPYMFARVAEEYDERFGLDRAYLRGISANNFANAKKNPYSQTRGWAITDEHLGENDEVNPLIEGSLRKSDCGQVTDGAAAIFLASAEVAEVYAQRRGISIDSIPRIKGWGHATAPLLYSTKVAGSRGQDFVFPSVRKSMMDALRRAEMPDIYACDGVEVHDCFSITEYMAIDHFGITKPGESWRAVEDGTIALGGKLPVNPSGGLIGLGHPVGATGVRMLLDGWRQVTGNAGDYQVEGARNFATFNVGGSATTAVSFVVGT; encoded by the coding sequence ATGGCAAAGGACGTCTTCATCCTCGGCGGCGCGCAGACCGACTTTTCGCGCAACCTCGAACGCGAGGGCGGCGGGCTGTTCGAACTGTTCCGCGACGTCGCCGAAGCGGCGTTCGTTGCGACCGGCATCGAACCCAAGGAGGTCGAAACCGCGCATGTCGGCAATTTCGTCGGCGAACTCTTCGCGGGACAAGGCCAGCTCGGCGGTTTCTTCGGTCACGTCCACCCCGACCTCGCGGGCATCCCCGCGTCGCGGCACGAGGCCGCCTGCGCCTCGGGCAGCATCGCGATCCTCGCCGCCGCGGCCGAGATCGAAGCCGAACGCTACGGCCTTGCTCTGGTGCTCGGCATCGAACTGATGCGCAATGTCCCCGGCCAGTGTGCCGCCGAATATCTCGGTGCCGCTGCCTGGGCGGGGCGCGAGGCGCAGGAGGCGCGCTACCTCTGGCCATATATGTTCGCGCGCGTCGCCGAGGAATATGACGAACGCTTCGGCCTCGACCGTGCATATCTGCGCGGCATTTCGGCGAACAATTTCGCCAATGCGAAGAAGAACCCGTACTCGCAGACGCGCGGCTGGGCGATCACGGATGAGCATCTCGGCGAGAATGACGAGGTCAATCCGCTGATCGAAGGGAGCTTGCGCAAGTCCGACTGCGGGCAGGTTACCGACGGCGCCGCCGCGATCTTTCTGGCTTCGGCGGAAGTTGCCGAAGTTTACGCGCAACGTCGGGGGATTTCGATCGACAGCATTCCGCGGATCAAGGGATGGGGGCATGCGACCGCGCCCCTGCTCTATTCGACGAAGGTCGCGGGGAGTAGAGGCCAAGACTTTGTTTTTCCTAGCGTTCGCAAATCGATGATGGACGCGCTGCGCCGTGCCGAGATGCCCGACATCTATGCCTGCGACGGGGTCGAGGTGCATGATTGCTTCTCGATCACCGAATATATGGCGATCGATCATTTCGGTATCACCAAGCCGGGCGAAAGCTGGCGCGCGGTCGAGGACGGGACGATTGCGCTGGGCGGCAAATTGCCGGTCAACCCGTCGGGCGGGCTGATCGGGCTCGGGCATCCCGTAGGTGCCACCGGGGTACGGATGCTGCTCGACGGCTGGCGGCAAGTCACCGGAAACGCGGGCGATTATCAGGTCGAAGGGGCGCGCAACTTCGCGACCTTCAACGTCGGCGGCAGCGCGACGACCGCAGTCAGCTTCGTCGTCGGCACCTGA
- a CDS encoding class I adenylate-forming enzyme family protein has product MIVAGEDKRRRHRDNGWWGDKSFADLFFANAVAHPERLALVDAPNRGDFAFGEPQRLTYAELEAEVDRIAGALIVAGIGKDDVLLVQLPNISEFVALYFAAAQIGAIVSPAAVQYRSHELKGMIGVVEPKAFVCATQVKGCDHVGVAQPLLDGIRLMTFGPNPPEGALDLSTVRGDERALAAHVAANPVDADDIFTICWTSGTTGVPKGVPRSHNHWIAVAGAGYEAMKVGPGDILLNPFPLINMASIGGITMCWLTSAGTMVLHHPFDPGIYLKQIATERPSLTIAPPAVLNMLLQNEALLASVDLSSLRVIASGSAPLAPAMVRGFQEKLGIIIVNVFGSNEGMSFITGEGDMPDPDKRASLFPRRGTYQRPYGEGRAPNIESRLVPPGGGDAIEADGVSGELQIRGPTLFEGYHNAPDRTAEAFTDDGWFRTGDLFEIAEGGDFYRFVGRCKDLIIRGGVNISPEEIDQLLGGHPLLAEACVFSLPDPTMGERIGLAYVPRGADDVGIGEVADYLRGHDLAVFKLPERLFRFDALPRNVTNKVMRSEVREMALATLEKEA; this is encoded by the coding sequence ATGATCGTCGCGGGAGAGGATAAAAGGCGGCGGCATCGCGACAACGGCTGGTGGGGCGACAAGAGTTTCGCCGACCTGTTCTTCGCCAATGCGGTGGCGCATCCCGAGCGGCTCGCGCTGGTCGATGCGCCGAACCGCGGCGACTTCGCTTTCGGCGAACCGCAGCGGCTGACCTACGCCGAGCTTGAGGCGGAGGTCGACCGGATCGCGGGCGCGCTGATCGTCGCGGGGATCGGCAAGGACGATGTACTGCTCGTCCAGCTTCCGAATATCAGCGAGTTCGTTGCGCTCTATTTTGCGGCGGCGCAGATCGGCGCGATCGTCAGCCCGGCGGCGGTGCAATATCGCAGCCATGAGCTCAAAGGGATGATCGGCGTCGTCGAGCCCAAGGCGTTCGTCTGCGCGACGCAGGTCAAGGGCTGCGACCATGTCGGCGTTGCGCAGCCGCTTCTGGACGGCATCCGGCTGATGACCTTCGGCCCGAATCCGCCCGAGGGCGCGCTCGACCTGTCGACCGTCCGCGGCGACGAGCGGGCCCTCGCCGCGCATGTCGCGGCGAACCCGGTCGACGCCGACGATATCTTCACCATCTGCTGGACCTCGGGCACCACCGGCGTTCCCAAGGGCGTACCGCGCAGCCACAACCACTGGATCGCGGTCGCGGGCGCGGGGTATGAGGCGATGAAGGTCGGGCCGGGCGATATCCTGCTCAACCCCTTCCCGCTCATCAACATGGCGAGCATCGGCGGCATCACCATGTGCTGGCTGACCAGCGCGGGCACCATGGTGCTGCACCATCCGTTCGATCCCGGCATCTATCTCAAGCAGATCGCGACCGAGCGGCCGAGCCTGACGATCGCACCGCCCGCCGTGCTCAACATGCTGCTGCAGAATGAGGCGCTGCTCGCGTCGGTCGACCTCTCCAGCCTGCGCGTCATCGCCTCGGGATCGGCGCCGCTCGCCCCCGCGATGGTGCGCGGTTTCCAGGAGAAGCTGGGCATCATCATCGTCAACGTCTTCGGATCGAACGAGGGGATGAGCTTCATCACCGGCGAGGGCGACATGCCCGATCCCGACAAGCGCGCGAGCCTGTTCCCGCGCCGCGGCACCTATCAGCGCCCCTATGGCGAGGGCCGCGCGCCCAATATCGAAAGCCGGCTCGTGCCGCCGGGCGGCGGCGATGCGATCGAGGCCGACGGCGTCTCGGGCGAATTGCAAATCCGGGGACCGACGCTGTTCGAGGGCTATCATAACGCCCCCGACCGCACAGCCGAAGCCTTTACCGACGACGGCTGGTTCCGCACCGGCGACCTGTTCGAGATCGCCGAGGGGGGCGACTTCTACCGCTTTGTCGGACGCTGCAAGGATCTGATCATCCGAGGCGGCGTGAACATCTCGCCCGAGGAGATCGACCAGTTGCTCGGCGGCCACCCGCTGCTCGCCGAGGCGTGTGTCTTTTCGCTCCCCGATCCGACGATGGGCGAGCGCATCGGCCTCGCCTATGTCCCGCGCGGCGCCGACGACGTCGGGATCGGCGAAGTCGCCGACTATCTGCGCGGCCACGACCTCGCCGTCTTCAAACTGCCCGAACGCCTGTTCCGCTTCGACGCCTTGCCGCGCAACGTCACCAACAAGGTGATGCGCAGCGAAGTACGCGAAATGGCACTCGCAACCCTCGAAAAGGAAGCCTGA